The Salvelinus namaycush isolate Seneca chromosome 26, SaNama_1.0, whole genome shotgun sequence genomic sequence ctggctggcggctctggcagctcctgactggctggcggctctggcggctcctgactggctggcggctctggcggctcctgactggctggcggctctggcggctcctgactgacggacggctctagcggctcctgactgacggacggctctaatggctcgggacagacgggcggctctaatggctcgtggcagacggatggctcagaaggcgctgggcagacggatggctcagaaggcgctgggcagacggatggctcagaaggcgctggacagacggatggctcagaaggcgctgggcagacagatggctcagacggcgctgggcagacagatggctcagacggcgctgggcagacagatggctcagacggcgctgggcagacagatggctcagacggcgctgggcagacagatggctcagacggcgctgggcagacagatggctcagacggagctgggcagacagatggctccgacggcgctgggcagacagatggctcagacggcgctgggcagacagatggctcagacggagctgggcagacaggcagtgcagaaggcgttgggcagacggccgactctgccctgctgaggtgcacagtaggcctggtgcgtggtgccggaactggaggtaccgggatgacggcacgcacttcaaggctagtgcggggagcagggacagggcacactgacctctcgaagcgcactataggcctggtgcgtggtaccggaactggaggtaccgggctgagggcacgcacctcagggcgagtgcggggagaaggaacagtgcgtacagggctctggagacgcacagatggcttagtgcgtggtgccggaactggaggcactgggctggagacacgcaccatagggagagtgcgtggaggaggaacagggctctggagacgcacaggtggcttagtgcgtggtgccggaactggtggtactgggctggggcgaggaggtagcgccggaaataccggaccgtgtaggcgtactggctcccttgagcaccgagcctgcccaaccttacctggctgaatgctccccgtcgcccgaccagtgcggggaggtggaataacccgcaccgggctatgtaggcgaaccggggacaccatgcgtaaggctggtgccatgtaagccggcccaaggagacgtactggtggccagatatgtagagccggcctcatggcacttggctcaatgctcaatctagccctaccagtgcggggaggtggaataacccgcactgggctatgcacccgtacaggagacaccgtgcgctctactgcgtaacacggcgtctgcccgtactcccgctctccacggttagcctgggaagtgggcgcaggtctcctacctgccctcggcccactacctcttagcccccccccaagaaattttagggtagtacttgcgggcttccagccttgcttccgtgctgcctcctcataacgtcgcctctccgctttcgctgcctccagctccgctttggggcggcgacactccactggctctgcccagggtcctttaccgtccaggatctcttcccatgtccaatcctccttttcccactgctgctgtcgtggctgtccgttaacccgctgcttgatctgggtttggtgggtgattctgtaacggcccTCTTTCGGTGagtgagtagaccaaggcgcagcgggtgatgaatacataatgacttTAATGAAAGACGAAGacagacacgaaatacacttgactaaatatacaaaataacaaaacgaactagacagacctaaactacgaacttacatgaaacgaagaacacatgaACAGGAACGACCGAATgaacgagacgagacgagacagtaccgtgtggtgcaacaaacacagacacagcgacaatcacccacaaacaaacagtgagaacaacctaccttaatatgactctcaattagaggaaaacgcaaaacacctgcctctaattaagagccataccaggcaacccaaaaccaacatagaaacagcaaacatagactgcccacccaaaactcacgccctgaccatcacacacatacaaaacaacagaaaacaggtcaggaacgtgacagttgttcttcggcttgcaagcctcctcctttctccttcaaacaatgctaccaaatactaattgagtgtatgtaaacttctgacccactgggaatgtgatgaaagaaacaaaagctgatataaataattctctctactattattctgacatttcacattcttaaaataaagtggttatcctaactgacttaagacagggaatttttactaggattaaagaaattgtgaaaaactgagtttaaatgtatttggctaaggtgtatgtaaacttccaacttcaactgtatatggagcccttcacattgttacaacatttgagaGGTGACGCGGTACGGGGGACAATTTGGTCTCTGCATGCCTCTGGAGCCTCAAGCATCCTGCACTATaaaacaaatccagttgtttttACGGTAACTTACTGACAGTCAATTGcctgtaagttactgtaaaaaGGTAGAGTATGTTAGTGTTGCACTTCTGTACTTTTTCAACATAAAAAAACAGTTCAGTAATATAATTATTTTTATGTTcagtacttctgtcaaatgtgtctcacgtGATTGAGAGGATCAAGTCTGTATCAGCACACCCACTTTACAGCGTGAAGAGAAAAGTGCcttctccacttcctcattcattgCTAGAGCTGTCTGGGCTGCATtgttagctccccactcatgctgcGCAGAAATGAACACACTTTAAAATTACAACACAgcatgtagaaatgttgaaactgttaattactgttcgcaaaacaatgtccatacagACTAGAACACTTTTACATTGCCAGACGTCACCGGTCGCTTCCAGctttaattgtaggctaactttaTTTGCTAGCTTTCAGCTCAATTCACTACCCTAGTACTTTGATTGCAAAGCATAATGCAAAATATactgatttcaaagctgattgtCACCAAAAACTGTATTAATTCACTTCGTCTCCCTAAccgactgatattgccaactactttaatgattttttcattggcaaacttagacatgacatgccagcaatAAATGCTGAttctacacatccaagtatatctgaccaaattatgaaagacaagcattgtaattttgaattccgtaaagtaagtgtggaagaggtgaaaaaattattgttgtctatcaacaatgacaagccaccggggtctgacaactgggttggaaagttactgaggataatagcagacgatattgccactcctgtttgccatatcttcaatttaagccttctacaaggtgtgtgccctcaggcctggagggaagcaaaagtcattccgcttcCTAAGAATAacaaagccccctttactggctcaaacagccGACTAATCAGCCGGTTACCAACCTTTCGTAAAGTTttgaaaaaaattgtgtttgaccaaatacattGCTATTTTACactaaacaaattgacaacaaactttcatcatgcttatagggaaggacattcaacaagtaCAGCACTaccacaaatgactgatgattggctgagaggatcataaaaagattgtggggattgttttgttagacttcagtgcggcttttgacattttcgatcatagtctgctgttgGAAAAACGTaagtgttatggctttacaccccctgctatattgtggataaagagttacctgtctaacagaacacagagggtgttctttaatggaagcctctccaacatagtCCAGGTAAAATCagcaattccccagggcagctgtctaggcaccttacttttttcaatctttaccaatgacatgccactggctatGAATTAAGctagtgtgtctatgtatgcggatgactcaacactatacacgtcagctattACAGAGACTGAAATAACTGCAaaacttaacaaagagctgcagttcgtttcagaatgagtggcaaggaataagttagtcctaaatattgaatttgggacaaatcattcactaaaacctaaacctcaactaaatattgtaataaataatgtggaaattgagcaagttgaggtgactgaACAGGATTGTAAACTGGCATGGTAAAAACATAATGATACACAATGATACAAAAGTAGCTTAGATGGGgggaagtctgtccataataaagcccttctctaccttcttaacagcactatcaacaaggcaggtcctagttttgtcgcacctggactactgttcaatcGTGTGTCAAGTGCCACGAACAgagacttaggaaaattgcaattggctcacaACAGGGAAGCACGggtggcccttggatgtacacagagagctaacattaataatatgcatgtcaatctctcctggctcaaagtggaggagagattgacttcatcactacttgtatagattggcgccggaggggatggctgacgttttacaggctcctaaccGACTgagatattttgtttgttttttcacattgtttgtaactcattttgtacataatgttgctgctaccatctcttatgaccgaaaagagcttctggacatcagaacagcgattactcacctcgaactggacaaagagttttttttaatgagtccgacgcaaaggatataacgctttgtcaagacaaggcccaaatTCCCGTCATCAGCGTGAAGAAAATACGAAGGAAAAGGGTGAGGAGGGCAGGGCCTTGTAAGAAATTGCAGACAAGTAGGTAATCCACCACGACCCTCTGTATAActggccaatgtgcaatcattggaaaacaaactgaacaaTTAAGACAATCCTATcaaagggacattaaaaactgtagtatctcatgtttcaccgagacgtggctgaatgacgacacggATACTATAGAGCTGGACGGCTTCTCTgtgtatcggcaggacagagcagctacatctggtaagacgaggggtgggggtgtgtctatttgtcaaaagCCGCTTGTGTGCAATgtttaatattaaagaagtcttgaggtattgctcgcctgaggttgaACACcccatgataagctgtagaccacactatctaccaagagagtttttaCCTTTATTATTCTTACACGGAAACCAAACCGGCTGCGCGAGTGAGCCATCGTTCGTCATCGaattattttgtccccctacagcAAACGCGAtcaggcctctttagtgtcctaagttttcttaactgtgaccttaattgcctaccatctgttaGCTGTTACTGTTAGCTGTTAGTGAACATGCAGGTGCATGTTcaataattgtttatggttcattgaacaagcatgggaaacagtgtttaaaccctttacaatgaagatctgtgaagtatttggatttttacgaattatctttgaaagacagtgttCTGAAAAGGGGGCATTTCTATTTCTGCTGAGTTTAGTATGATGGATGCTGAAAGCTCCCCCCCACACCGGAGCACGGAGGGAGGGGAGGCCACAGCCTTGAGGTCGTGGACAAGGTACTCCATCACCCCACCggtcatcttctcctcctctccctcccagaaGGGTCCAGATGTGGAGTCTGGAGAATGTATGTGACTGCCTGGGAGGCATGCCTTATGGCcattttagaggccatgattatccATGGGTCGcacgtcttttcagttcgctgcagctagtgactggaacgagatgcaacaaacactcaaactggacagttttatctccatctcttcattcaaagactcaatcatggacagtcttactgacagttgtggctgctttgcgtgatgtattgttgtctctaccttcttgccctttgtgctgttgtctgtgcccaataatgttgtaccatgttttgtgctgctaccatgttgtgttgctaccatgttgttgtcaagtTGTGTTGCTACCTGCTGtgtcatgtgtttctgccttgctatgttgttgtcttaggtctctctttatgtagtgttgtgttgtctctcttgtcgtgatgtgtgttttgtcctatatttatattgtatttatttttatctttaatcccagcccctgtccctgcaggaggccttttgccttttggtaggccgtcattgtaaataagaatttgttcttaactgacttgcctagaagggtaaataaaggataaataaaaaatgtaataaataattaaAGTGGCAATTACAAAACTTGAGGAGAATTTTTAAACGTTGAATACACACGTTTTCATTTTCTGCCGtgaaggaaaattctcagcaacaaaagacaAAGTGTGTGGATTCATGAAGAAGATGGAGGAAATGTGAAGATGGGGATAGAACCTGTTTCCAGCGGCTTGACACCTACCTTTCTACAGGTGACGTTGACAGAGATCATGTGGTGCAAATAATAAATTCACATTAATCCAATCTCAACCGTGAGTTCAACTCCTACTTCCCTGACACCAAAAACAATTCTGCCCATCTCGACTGGGTGCGTAAACCTTTAATGACTGACAGTAGCAACAACAACATTCCTACCAGACTACAAGGTAATATTATGTATGTGTCCTCAGACTGTGGGCTGAAGATGAGGCGCTCAGAGACAAGTTACAAAGATCTGGTGTGATTTCTCCGTGCCACTTTCTGGTCGTTCACATTTACAAAAGTGTTGTAATAACCGTTACTATACCTTTCCTGACACTATTGTGTCGTCGAGAACTCCAATTTCACATAACAGTTAGCTACTGACCCATCCATGGAAATGTAAACTAGGACCCAACTCCCCTAGGAAACCAGGGGACTCTCCTCTCGTGTCTGGTGTTGCACCGGCGAGTCATTATATGTTAGTGAGTGACCATCTTAGACAGCAGAACATACTGAAGGCACAAACAGAGCATTGTAGATGCAAACGTATGGAAAAGGGGGGaacattattttttttgtttaaagATCAGAAACGTAAGAACTCACTTTAGATTAATAGGTGTATTTCTACAGAGTTGTTGTGTGTAAAAGCACAGCCCCGTTTTCTGTCCTGTATAATGTTGTCATCATTATTAAAAAAGAAACGTatctgtatataccgtataccggggtgTTTGGAAAAAGCcatgggatggtttttcaataccgtcaaCACCTTTAAAACTATTACTTAGAAGTTTTTACAATACATTTGAATATGTGTATATTTTTAAGTACtgtataggctactgtagcctggtcccagatcagtttgtgctcttgccaactcctatagtTCTATGGTCACGCCGATGACAATAGCAGTTGGCGAGACAGCAACagacattttggtcatttagcagacgcgaCTTAGAGTCAGTGCAAGAATGACAAGTACAatgttggtattttattaggatccccattagctgttgcaaaagcaacagctactcttcctggggtccacataaaacacgaaacataatacagaatgacataatacagaacttcattagacaagaacagctcaaggacagaactacatacatttttaaaaggcaCACATACCTACATATCAATagatacacacaaactatccaggtcaaataggggagaggcattgtgccacgaggtgttgctttatctgttttttgaaaccaggttttctgtttatttgagcaatatgagattgaagttccatgcaataagggctctatataatactgtacgtttttaAAAAATTTGTTCTGGATTTTGGGGAATTTGGGGGGGGGAGAAGACCagcatgtcttcatcactggacgTTCCATTCCTCTTCGCGTTGCTCCCAGCGGTTTATGGAGTAGCTGTCGTTAAGTACATGCCAGATGTTGTAAGCGTCTTCCCAGCGAGCCTCAAAGGACCTGAACTTACGCTTGGGGATGTTACCTTGACAACATCTATAGGGAGATAACGCAGCTTTTTTATCATTGAATTGATAACCAATGTATAATTTATAGATAAGTAATAACAGTCTATTGACGGCTGTAAAACTGGTAAACAAGTATACAATCCTACCCCAACGCACATGTACTGTGTGTACACTGTGAGAATGTAGGCTGTTAATGAAGAGGTTGTTTCTGACCTGTACAGCTTGTTGATGGAGATATAGTTCTGAGGATAGCCTTTAGGCAGCTCCATCATAGTGATGTAATAGTCACCCTGTCGCATCCCCTGAGAGAAAGAATACTTTATTATGACATGAATCTGTTTAatttgtccgtctgtctgtcagaAGACCAATTGGGATATTAATAACATTGTAAAAAGTAGTACAAAGTGTCAGATTATCAACAACATGTCTAACCAAGAGGAAACTATCTGACTCCGCCTCTAGCACCACCTAGTAGGAAGTCATCTTGAAAACCAGCTTCAACCAGTCGTGTAGTTAGTCAGATGTCGTTTAGGTTCTCAAGTACAAAGGATGTGACAATGACTAGAAAATAAGTGGAGCGTTACAAAAATAACATTGAAATGTCTCTGCAATGCCTGGTAGCTGGGACTAACTAAACTAGAACTCATACGcatatcaaacacacacacacacacacacacacacacagacacacacacacacacaggtcctcaCCATGTGGATATAGGGCCACATCTCCCAAAGAGAAATGTTTGTGTTGTCAACGATGATCAGATCCACACCTCTGTTCAAGGCTTTAAAAACTGTTAAAACAAGCCAGAGTACCAGTACTTTAAAGAAGAACAAACTATGTGTGTGTAATGACATCATGAGCAGATTCTTTCTGCTTTTGCCCCCAGCCACCCAATAGGCTTACACCACCCAATACAcaccatcctctctattctgCTGATGGTTGCGTTGAAAGTTTCCTTTGGTGTAGTTGGTACTTTCATGGTACCTGTCAGTGGAGAACATTTCTGCTTCCAGTCCAAGTCTTGCATATTCATCACAGAGGTTTCTGGAAAACAGAAGGAAATCATATCAttagatatttatatatttcaaatAAAGTGTTTCAGTCTATTCAAAATTACAACCATCCTgattaaatgtgccttgaattctaaatatatcactgacagtgtcaccagcaaagcaccccccacattcacacctcctcctccatgcttcagggtgggaaccacacatgcagagatcatccgttcatctactctgtgtcttacaaagacacggcggttggaacccaaaatcgcaaatttggactcagaccaaaggacagatttccattgctcgtgtttcttggctcaggaaagtctcttcttcttatttgtgtactttagtagtggtttctttgcagcaattcgatcatgaaggcctgattcacgcagtctcctctgaacagttgatgttgagatgtgtctgttacttgaacttcgtgaagcatttatttggactgcaatctgaggctggtaactctaaagaacttatcctctgcagcagaggtaactccgggtcttcctttcctgtggcggtcctcaggagagccagttttatcacagcgcttgatggtttttgcgactgcacttgaagaaaattttccagattgactgaccttcatgtcagacagatggactgtcttttctctttgcttatttgagctgttcttgccataatatggacttggttttttaccaaatagggcaatattttgtataccacccttaccttgtcacaacacaactgatttgctcaaacgcatcacgaaggaaagaaattccaccaaTACaattttaacaagacacacctgttagtttaaatgcattccaggtgactacctcattaagctggttgagagaatgccaagagtgtgcaaaactgtcatcaaggcaaagggtggctactttgaagaatctcaaatataaaatatatttagatttgtttaacacttgtttggttattacatgattccatgtattatctcatagttttgatgtcttcactattattctacaatgtagaaaataatacaaataaagaaaaacctttgaatgagtaggtgtgtccaaacctttgactggtactgtatatttacaacaaaatgtataagggggattggaaatgatgcagacaattacattgatagaagccacaatcttcAATATGAGCAATATTAAAAAAGTGTTTAGGTGATACTTCAGGAAATGAACCCACGATCTCAAAACAATACATATTATATATTTGACAAAAAAGACTTGGGATAAGGCAGGCTCCCAAAAGTTTGGATTGATTAGCTTACTTTGCCCTCCTTGTCTTTCCAACTCCTGGCAAACCTCGAAGGATGATCAGTTTCTTCATGTATCGATTTAGTTTTCTTCCTCTCGTCATTTCTCGTATACTTCAGACTGCTTCACCAccaactacagtacacagcacaacGGCAGCTGTACTCTGTTTACAAGACACGCCCTCCCACCCAAGAACTGAAACCAACAAAATAAGTGAAACCAAACCCCCATAATCGTTCTGGATCTTTATCAGTCTAATGTCGATGCTGATTACACGCAAGTAAATATTATATAGCCCTGTCCGTATTTCGTAAGATTTGGTGCCATTAAATAGCTACTTGTCATTTTAATCAAATGATTTCAGACCAGTGAAGATTAAGGAAAGGAAACAGAAGGAGGGGAAGTTTCTTTAGACTAATGAAATATTGCCATAGTTCACTAGTGATGGGTATTCCGATTATTTCGGTGAGCCGGCTCATTTGGCTTCGTTCACGTAAACGAGACGGTTCATTTGGCTCCCAACGGCTCTTCgttgaaaatgtttaaaaatCGACATAGAACCATGACAAATTGCAAATCTCCCATGTAAATCACAAATAGGTAGGCTACCAGTATGCCATAGTGAAATTCgcattcaaatacatttttacctgGTCAAATTATTAGATGGCCTGTAAAACAATGTCTTGATTTTACTCACTGAAACAAATTTGCGTGGACCAGATTATTTATTGTTGTTTCTTCAGTGAGGACACACCACTCTTTAGATAATGATTTGTTTTACATATCTACAGAAAAACCTTGTTTTGAGCTCAAAAAACGGTGGTAGTAGTATGCAAATCGGGAAGCCAAATGAACGGCTCTTTCACCGATGGGATTCGGCTCCCGACGTTCACCAAAAAGATCCGTTCAAAAAAGAGCCGTTCAttcgcgaacgacccatcactagCGTTCATGGTCTGAGTTTATAGTAGATGTCATTTTCCACTACATATTCCAAACATGATCATTAGATCTTTACTTGTCCCGAATAATGAAGGAAGGAAAAATAACGAAATGTAAGAATAGATGAAAGGGAAAAAAAGGAAATAAGAGAGTGCGGTAAGGTAAGAAGGGATGAGGGAAGTAAGCAAGGACTAAAGGGAGGATACACTGGAAATATTCAAACACAGCCTGAGCGTCCCCTCGCTAAGCGCAGTTCCCAGTGCACACACCTGTCCTCACTTGAGCGGCTAATCATCAAATAGGTCGGGCCCAATTAGCGCTGTGGGTGACGTCTTGACTGGAGGGCGGACGTGCAAATATAAACCACAGCAGGCTCACCTCGTCTTCTATACAcgatggaggggtttatgttttcTCCATACAACTTTAATGGCTATCAGGGCTGCGGTCCCATGATGGCGCCTATCATCCAAGGCAACCCGAAGTTCAAGCCTCACACCTGGGGTAAGGGGAGCATCTACGTGCCTCCCGAAGCGCTGGACTATCTTGACGTGTGTAAACGGGCCCAGCTAAAGGCCATCTTGTCTCAGGTGAATCCCAACCTTACCCCTCGTCTCCGGAAGGCAAACACCAAGGAGTTCGGGGTTCAGGTCAACGCCCAGGTCGACGCGATGGTCCAGTGCTCCCTCGGACCCAAGACGCTGTTCTACCGGGAGAGGAAATTTCCAGTATTTTCGAAGTCGCCTGTGAAGTGTCAGCAGAGTCCCTCGGCGACTTCTTCTCTGGACGGGAAAGCGTTGCCGAGCACTCCGGTAAACAACGTGCGCTTCTCGCGACCCCTCGCTATCTACTCTCCGGTGTTTGATCGCAGGTTCTTCGCGCTGCCGGTGAAAGCGCAGGATGACAGCGCGtgctgtgagggaggagaggggggcggCAACGGGGTTAGTGATGAGGATGGCGGAAACGGGGTTAGTGATGAGGATGGCGAGGCCGACGTTACCGAGCAGAAAACGGAGGACCAGGTTAGACCGGAGATCCCGCGTGAGGATGTCAGGAAATCCCTCCACCAGATGCCCAAAGGGTTCAACTTTCAGGTCAGTCGATCCCGCGCTTTATACTAGGGGAGAATACGAATTTAGAATGTAATCCATTCTGAAACATGAATATGCCCTTTTATTCACTTCTACTTCAAATGCCAGTCATCTTGCATAGGATGTTGCATATTTAGAACTTTCGATTTTTAATGATTCACTTTGGTTTCCTCTAGTTCCTGGAGCAGAAGTATGGTTTCTTTCACTGCAGCCAGTGTAACGTCCGGTGGGAGAGTGCCTATGTGTGGTGCATCTCTGGAACTAGTAAGGTAACGTTGACAGTCACTGTACGTCTCTGCCAATTGAAAACATTAGTTTAAGGTTCAGGTCAATAAGCCTTGTGCATTGCTGTTCTTTACCCTTCTGAGGAGCCTGAGTTGACAGTAACACTATACACTCTGCCTTTCTGAACTGTCCTTCAAATATTTGCTAAGTTTAATAAATTACTTGTTTAATCACTCTAACATTATTGTCTCATCACCCCCTCTGTGAACTCAGGTGTACTTCAAGCAGTTCTGTCGTAAGTGCCAGAATGGATTTAACCCCTACAGAGTGGAGTCCATCCAGTGCAAGgtgagaggtgtggggggggAACACAGCAGGTGCTCTGCATGGTGCCTATGCCCCTTTAGCCTCTAGTGAGGTCATGCATTAAAACAAGGGGGGGAGATGTATGATTATGTAGCTTTACTTTCATTGTCTTATGTTATGGATACAGGACCTACAGGTGAACTGACATGTCTACCCCCTTCACCAgcaggtgtaaccgatgtgaaatggctagctaggtagcggtggtgcgcgctagcagcctttcagtcagtgacgtcacttgctctgaaaccttgaagtattGGTTCCCcgtgctctgcaagggccgtggcttttgtggagggATGGGtgacgatgcttcgtgggtgactgttgttgatgtgtgcagagggtccctggttcgtgcccgggGCGAGGGAACGGACATAAAGTTAACCTGTTACACAGGGGTCAATGTTGCTGTAATTATTCTCCTGTGTCTCAGGTGTGTTCCCAAACCCGGTGCT encodes the following:
- the LOC120021782 gene encoding NEDD4-binding protein 2-like 1 isoform X4, whose translation is MISRSSEDRNLCDEYARLGLEAEMFSTDRYHESTNYTKGNFQRNHQQNREDVFKALNRGVDLIIVDNTNISLWEMWPYIHMGMRQGDYYITMMELPKGYPQNYISINKLYRCCQGNIPKRKFRSFEARWEDAYNIWHVLNDSYSINRWEQREEEWNVQ
- the LOC120021782 gene encoding NEDD4-binding protein 2-like 1 isoform X1 yields the protein MTRGRKLNRYMKKLIILRGLPGVGKTRRAKNLCDEYARLGLEAEMFSTDRYHESTNYTKGNFQRNHQQNREDVFKALNRGVDLIIVDNTNISLWEMWPYIHMGMRQGDYYITMMELPKGYPQNYISINKLYRCCQGNIPKKKFRSFEARWEDAYNIWHVLNDSYSINRWEQREEEWNVQ
- the zar1l gene encoding ZAR1-like protein, which encodes MEGFMFSPYNFNGYQGCGPMMAPIIQGNPKFKPHTWGKGSIYVPPEALDYLDVCKRAQLKAILSQVNPNLTPRLRKANTKEFGVQVNAQVDAMVQCSLGPKTLFYRERKFPVFSKSPVKCQQSPSATSSLDGKALPSTPVNNVRFSRPLAIYSPVFDRRFFALPVKAQDDSACCEGGEGGGNGVSDEDGGNGVSDEDGEADVTEQKTEDQVRPEIPREDVRKSLHQMPKGFNFQFLEQKYGFFHCSQCNVRWESAYVWCISGTSKVYFKQFCRKCQNGFNPYRVESIQCKVCSQTRCCCEQKERHIDMKRPHRQDLCGRCRGKRISCDTTYSYKYIV